One segment of Brassica napus cultivar Da-Ae chromosome C3, Da-Ae, whole genome shotgun sequence DNA contains the following:
- the LOC106426298 gene encoding nucleolin 1, with product MEGSRIEGLTLKDSRTVPVESEQQRTLDGDTDKFVENMKSLMDYHESQIRISVEGFNTSGDPVELYTSLQRLFETCGEVDNIEIKIDPVTDQLISPCVLVLRGEGARERALLLDGSELRGRKLTLSPIEQPTDGMTTAARAAKYVADFQRSRSEAISVTGYDPSLPQEDLKSALSKHFASCGEITDILILDSRALVHLYGLGSVHRAVQLHGTDLGGGFKLTVQEAAREA from the exons ATGGAAGGATCCCGGATCGAA GGTCTGACCTTGAAAGACAGTCGTACTGTTCCAGTCGAATCAGAACAACAACG TACTTTGGACGGGGATACGGATAAGTTCGTCGAGAATATGAAGTCCTTGATGGATTACCATGAGAGCCAGATTAGAATCAGTGTCGAGGGTTTCAACACCTCGGGTGATCCTGTTGAGCTCTACACGTCTTTGCAGCGTCTCTTCGAAACCTGCGGAGAAGTGGACAACATTGAGATCAAGATAGATCCCGTGACAGACCAGCTCATCag TCCTTGCGTCCTTGTCCTTCGCGGAGAAGGGGCAAGAGAGAGAGCTTTACTTCTCGACGGAAGTGAGCTTCGAGGTAGGAAGCTCACTCTTTCGCCAATAGAGCAGCCCACTGATGGGATGACTACAGCCGCTCGAGCTGCAAAGTACGTTGCAGACTTCCAAAGGAGCAG GAGCGAAGCCATATCCGTTACGGGATATGACCCTTCTCTTCCTCAAGAAGATCTCAAGAGTGCTTTGAGTAAGCACTTCGCTTCCTGTGGCGAAATCACGGACATCCTCATCCTCGACAG CCGTGCCCTCGTCCACCTGTATGGGCTAGGCTCCGTGCACCGAGCTGTCCAGTTGCATGGAACCGACCTCGGAGGCGGGTTCAAGTTGACCGTCCAAGAAGCCGCGCGCGAAGCCTGA
- the LOC111197904 gene encoding nucleolin 1-like, which translates to MSSPCVLVLRGEGAKERALLLDGSEVGGRKLTLSPIEQPTDGMTTSARAAKYVADFQRSRSEAISVTGYDPSLPQEDLKSALRKHFASCGEITDILILDSRALVHLYGLGSVHRAVQLHGTILGGFKLTVAREA; encoded by the exons ATGTCAAGTCCTTGCGTCCTTGTCCTTCGCGGAGAAGGGGCGAAAGAGAGAGCTTTACTTCTCGATGGAAGTGAAGTTGGAGGAAGGAAGCTCACTCTTTCGCCAATTGAGCAGCCTACTGATGGGATGACTACATCCGCTCGAGCTGCAAAGTACGTTGCAGACTTCCAAAGGAGCAG AAGCGAAGCCATATCCGTTACGGGATATGACCCTTCTCTTCCTCAAGAAGATCTCAAGAGTGCTCTGAGGAAGCACTTCGCTTCCTGTGGCGAAATCACGGACATCCTCATCCTCGACAG CCGCGCCCTCGTCCACCTTTATGGGCTAGGCTCCGTGCACCGAGCTGTCCAGTTGCATGGAACCATCCTCGGAGGGTTCAAGTTGACCGTCGCGCGCGAAGCCTGA